In Fusarium oxysporum Fo47 chromosome XII, complete sequence, one DNA window encodes the following:
- a CDS encoding RTA1 like protein-domain-containing protein: MSESAAGDGDAIFKLYRYDPSMAAAVIFIILFLSVTTLHTYQLVRTKTWFFCCFVIGGYMQVIGYIGRAVSSSESPNWTVKPYVVQTLLLLISPALFAASIYMILGRIIIITDGERHSPIKRVWLTKIFVVGDVASFILQGAGGGMMAGGSLEALHNGERIVIIGLIVQIVFFSLFAVTAAVFHMRLVGSMSAKAAVSGIPWQRYLYTLYTASGLILVRSVFRLIEYAQGNAGYLISHEAYLYIFDSVLMFLAMVLFAFEHPSQLNAKLNGGGTAVRNGIRLYWEK, from the exons ATGTCTGAATCAGCAGCAGGAGACGGTGATGCTATTTTCAAGCTCTACCGATATGACCCGTCAATGGCAGCGgctgtcatcttcatcattcttTTTCTATCGGTCACTACATTGCATACATATCAACTTGTCCGAACCAAGACGTGGTTTTTCTGTTGCTTTGTCATCGGCGGCTACA TGCAGGTGATTGGTTACATCGGT AGAGCTGTCTCTTCCAGCGAAAGCCCCAACTGGACGGTGAAGCCCTATGTGGTCCAGACTTTGCTGTTGCTTATCTCACCAGCTTTATTTGCGGCGAGCATTTACATGATCCTCGGAcgtatcatcatcattacCGACGGCGAACGGCACTCACCTATCAAGAGGGTCTGGCTGACAAAGATCTTTGTCGTCGGTGATGTCGCCTCCTTTATTCTTCAAGGCGCAG GTGGTGGCATGATGGCAGGCGGTTCCCTCGAGGCTCTTCACAATGGCGAACGCATCGTCATTATAGGCCTCATAGTTCAaatcgtcttcttctcactcTTTGCCGTGACTGCGGCCGTATTTCATATGAGACTCGTGGGTTCCATGTCCGCAAAGGCAGCTGTATCAGGGATTCCATGGCAGAGGTACCTCTATACGCTGTACACCGCGTCTGGTCTGATCCTTGTGCGGTCGGTCTTTCGCCTGATCGAATACGCACAAGGCAATGCGGGCTATCTTATTTCCCATGAAGCTTACCTTTACATCTTTGACAGCGTCTTGATGTTCCTCGCGATGGTGTTGTTCGCATTTGAGCACCCAAGTCAGCTGAATGCCAAACTGAACGGAGGGGGAACGGCTGTCAGAAATGGGATTCGATTGTATTGGGAGAAGTAG
- a CDS encoding uncharacterized protein (of unknown function-domain containing protein), which translates to MKFSILAQAILALPGLATAIPEPVDTTEVDKRANCKLTLQWKSNWYENALRRYRVQLITSPRNDDHLGLYCNQFKVNAVQLENVQCFWTDGMSEVVIPLSAELGGMKPCIVFHVWYSVQIINTPAVCCECRELLFDNIGPLVNSRSLHIASIVFLFSLSLIAKLHMESPLKPPLHPLPKIGSICSDKRFVQRRSFMCNTRLVLIGYPKSHRYEATSARDVDTDEIELNSARESTRKSRYVHHGTFSTHGWGMELLSSFTTLALFAGMIAIFCSMRNKPYSEWPLSISINTTIAILSTACTATMMHNVSAFIGQLKWLHFKRSSRSVYNVERFDEASRGPLGAILLIFRVPWNLATLGATITILRLGFSPLSQAVVNLERRMVDVPSNDSTFGYAHAYDRNMTTGAQSEIPPDTQMQSAILQGLYDISSIPVFNCAGACLWRDSYVSLGFKSTCKNVTMSALETKHCIKPEGRPGMRFDRNCNFTTPGNITLTTQHVLTDSQTTFRINATRNHLDNPNNITRSLDDIVRIAVWRSGYDTSFNATDINITECTVGFTAYEYPRAEANGSTFSFGKVVEMDIRQANWSWGDPMTQTHLVSNKTSNLPPFKISIVDIKALQAFFESTTFQSEFVSGSAKNNNPGLSAALNGDTNLTRAFGNMALGMTDYLRSGPNEKLARGVRRESEIFVFIRWYWLIGPAVLELAALVFAVCTIVCTARKHEVPLWKSSALVLLHCRHDMSSGVIQGEFQDVTELEKTAKTLFPDAQLET; encoded by the exons ATGAAGTTCTCAATCCTCGCACAAGCCATTCTGGCACTTCCTGGTCTTGCCACAGCCATCCCTGAGCCTGTTGACACGACTGAAG TAGATAAGCGTGCGAACTGCAAGTTGACCCTCCAGTGGAAATCCAACTGGTATGAAAATGCCCTTAGGCGATACCGAGTGCAGCTCATTACGAGCCCCCGGAATGACGACCATCTTGGCTTGTACTGCAACCAGTTCAAGGTCAATGCTGTTCAGCTTGAGAATGTGCAATGCTTCTGGACAGATGGGAT GAGTGAAGTTGTTATTCCACTCTCGGCAGAACTCGGGGGTATGAAGCCCTGCATTGTCTTC CATGTGTGGTATTCTGTCCAAATCATCAATACCCCAGCTGTTTGCTGTGAATGCCGTGAATTACTGTTCGACAACATCGG ACCACTTGTGAATTCTCGGTCGCTTCATATTGCCTCAATTGTCTTTTTATTTTCGCTCAGCCTTATTGCCAAGCTGCACATGGAGTCACCGCTGAAGCCCCCACTTCACCCACTTCCCAAGATTGGTTCAATTTGCAGTGATAAGCGCTTCGTGCAAAGGCGCAGTTTCATGTGCAACACAAGACTAGTTCTAATTGGTTAT CCCAAATCCCATCGGTATGAGGCAACATCAGCTCGCGACGTAGACACAGATGAAATCGAATTAAATTCTGCCAGAGAATCAACTCGTAAAAGCAGATACGTCCATCATGGAACCTTTTCTACCCATGGGTGGGGTATGGAACTTTTGTCGTCTTTCACGACTCTTGCTCTGTTCGCTGGGATGATTGCGATATTCTGCAGCATGCGCAACAAGCCTTATTCCGAGTGGCCCCTTTCAATCTCTATAAACACAACCATCGCCATTCTGTCGACAGCTTGCACGGCGACTATGATGCACAACGTGAGCGCCTTTATCGGGCAGCTTAAATGGCTTCACTTCAAACGATCTTCGCGGAGCGTGTATAACGTTGAGAGATTCGACGAGGCCAGTCGAGGTCCACTTGGAGCtatccttctcatcttcagaGTTCCATGGAATCTTGCAACATTGGGAGCTACTATAACGATCCTCCGTCTTGGCTTCTCTCCACTTTCTCAGGCTGTGGTTAACCTAGAACGCAGGATGGTTGATGTTCCAAGTAACGACTCAACCTTTGGATATGCACACGCATATGATAGAAACATGACAACGGGTGCCCAGTCTG AGATACCGCCGGATACACAGATGCAATCCGCTATTCTTCAAGGCCTTTATGACATAAGTTCCATTCCAGTGTTTAACTGTGCCGGCGCCTGTCTCTGGAGAGACTCTTATGTATCCTTGGGCTTTAAGAGTACGTGCAAAAATGTCACCATGTCGGCGTTGGAAACAAAACATTGTATCAAACCAGAAGGAAGACCAGGAATGCGGTTCGATCGCAATTGCAATTTCACAACCCCGGGAAACATCACCCTTACAACCCAGCATGTATTGACAGACTCCCAAACCACCTTTCGAATCAACGCGACACGTAATCACCTAGACAATCCCAATAATATCACCAGATCGCTGGACGACATTGTGAGAATCGCAGTTTGGAGATCAGGCTATGATACTAGCTTCAACGCCACTGATATCAATATCACGGAATGTACCGTGGGGTTTACTGCCTATGAGTACCCGAGGGCCGAAGCAAACGGTAGCACCTTTTCTTTCGGAAAGGTTGTTGAAATGGATATTCGGCAAGCCAACTGGTCCTGGGGGGATCCCATGACCCAAACCCATCTTGTGAGCAACAAAACCTCCAACCTACCTCCGTTCAAGATATCCATCGTCGACATCAAGGCCCTCCAAGCCTTTTTCGAGTCCACAACATTTCAATCGGAATTTGTAAGCGGAAGTGCAAAGAACAATAATCCTGGACTTAGTGCCGCCCTAAATGGGGACACGAATCTCACGCGTGCTTTCGGTAACATGGCACTGGGCATGACCGACTATCTCCGTTCAGGGCCAAATGAGAAACTGGCTCGGGGAGTTCGAAGAGAAAGCGAGATATTCGTGTTTATCCGATGGTACTGGTTGATTGGCCCTGCAGTGTTAGAGCTGGCCGCGTTGGTATTTGCGGTCTGTACGATAGTGTGCACTGCGAGGAAGCATGAGGTGCCGCTTTGGAAGTCTTCGGCCCTTGTGCTGTTACATTGTCGGCATGACATGAGTTCTGGTGTAATTCAAGGAGAGTTTCAGGATGTAACAGAGTTGGAGAAGACGGCGAAG ACACTTTTCCCCGATGCGCAACTTGAAACATGA